Proteins encoded in a region of the Drosophila busckii strain San Diego stock center, stock number 13000-0081.31 chromosome 2L, ASM1175060v1, whole genome shotgun sequence genome:
- the LOC108597659 gene encoding recombination repair protein 1 isoform X1: MPRAKTNKKQAALDLQIENAIEISSSVSEAGSEAVSETVKPAAKGKARGEKTAAATAAGESNGEPVEVVPAKRTSSRKKKVVIEEPVPSEESDIEPVKPKGRAKKLPAEASEPAAAKKKTAKPRAKKENTPAPEEPEPSKGRVKKENPDTAEEKAPSKGRAKKEKPAAAEEPAVVKRGGKKSKELVDAAPVKEAAKAKGRGRKKKDTEPSDEPAIEEEVPVDSVANDVDKKPASSKRGRATKRLADEEIAEMLDEEEVEPEAATPKKRAKSSKKSKDNGVASPKKKHSKKASKKDKEEPIEAAEVAEVEEEEEGEKEVVVEAPPPTKKRAPKKENGEASKPARGRKRAATATPTEGEDDDDAADGSRSTLMETGCGSTVLKSLQNVLNFCFPASKTKKLESKAVVGYDKSQFEAPEDKEFNLKISSWNVAGLRAWLKKDGLKFVEMEEPDIFCLQETKCANDQLPEEMARLPGYHPYWLCMPGGYAGVAVYSKIMPIHIEYGIGNEDFDDVGRMITAEYEKFYLINVYVPNSGRKLVNLEKRMQWEQLFQEYAKKLDALKPLIIVGDMNVSHLEIDLANPKSNTRNAGFTKEERDKMSELLSLGFVDSFRHLYPKVTGAYSFWTYMANARARNVGWRLDYCIVSERFISRVVDNVMRSQCPGSDHCPITVFLNV; the protein is encoded by the exons atgcctcgtgcaaaaacaaacaagaagcAAGCAGCGTTGGATTTGCAAATAGAAAATGCCATTGAGATATCCTCGAGTGTAAGTGAGGCTGGAAGTGAGGCTGTGTCTGAAACCGTCAAGCCGGCAGCTAAGGGAAAAGCGCGCGGCGagaaaacagcagctgcaactgcagccggTGAATCAAATGGTGAGCCGGTAGAAGTAGTGCCGGCAAAAAGGACCTCGTCGCGTAAAAAGAAGGTAGTTATAGAGGAGCCTGTGCCATCGGAGGAAAGTGATATTGAGCCAGTTAAGCCTAAGGGTCGTGCCAAAAAATTGCCGGCTGAGGCAAGTGAGCCAGCCGCGGCTAAAAAAAAGACTGCAAAGCCACGCGCCAAGAAAGAGAATACCCCTGCACCCGAAGAGCCAGAGCCCAGCAAGGGTCGcgttaaaaaagaaaatcctGATACAGCTGAAGAGAAAGCTCCTAGCAAGGGTCgagcaaaaaaagagaaacctGCTGCAGCAGAAGAACCAGCCGTTGTTAAAAGAGGTGGCAAGAAATCTAAGGAATTAGTTGATGCTGCACCAGTCAAGGAAGCGGCCAAGGCCAAGGGTCGCGGACGAAAGAAGAAAGATACGGAGCCAAGTGACGAGCCTGCAATTGAAGAAGAAGTGCCAGTTGACTCAGTTGCTAATGACGTCGATAAAAAGCCAGCATCATCAAAACGTGGTCGCGCCACTAAACGTTTGGCAGATGAAGAAATTGCTGAGATGCTTGATGAAGAAGAAGTGGAGCCAGAAGCAGCTACACCTAAGAAACGCGCCAAGTCATCCAAGAAATCTAAAGACAATGGTGTAGCTTcgcctaaaaaaaaacatagcaAGAAAGCTTCAAAGAAAGATAAAGAAGAACCGATAGAAGCTGCTGAAGTTGCAGAAGTCGAAGAGGAAGAAGAAGGAGAAAaagaagtagtagtagaagcGCCACCGCCTACTAAGAAGCGAGCTCCGAAAAAGGAAAACGGTGAAGCTAGCAAACCAg CACGCGGTCGCAAGCGCGCAGctacagccacgcccactgaaggagaggatgatgatgatgccgcAGACGGCTCGAGAAGTACGTTGATGGAGACCGGCTGCGGTAGCACagtattaaaaagtttgcaaaatgtgcttaacttttgttttccaGCATCGAAGACCAAAAAGCTGGAGAGCAAAGCTGTGGTGGGATACGACAAAAGTCAGTTTGAAGCTCCGGAAGATAAagaatttaacttaaaaatatcTAGCTGGAATGTAGCTGGTTTGCGTGCATGGTTGAAGAAGGATGGCCTCAAGTTTGTGGAGATGGAAGAGCCAGATATATTCTGCTTGCAG gAGACAAAGTGCGCCAATGATCAATTGCCTGAGGAGATGGCACGTTTGCCGGGCTATCATCCTTACTGGCTGTGCATGCCAGGCGGTTACGCTGGCGTTGCCGTATACAGCAAGATCATGCCTATTCATATTGAATATGGAATTGGCAATGAAGACTTTGACGATGTGGGACGCATGATCACAGCCGAGTATGAAAAGTTCTATTTGATAAACGTATATGTGCCAAATTCTGGACGCAAACTGGTCAATTTGGAAAAGCGCATGCAGTGGGAGCAGCTTTTCCAGGAGTATGCCAAAAAATTGGATGCACTCAAGCCGCTTATCATTGTGGGCGATATGAACGTATCCCACTTGGAGATTGACTTGGCCAATCCGAAAAGCAACACACGAAACGCTGGCTTCACCAAAGAGGAACGCGACAAAATGTCCGAATTATTGTCTTTGGGCTTTGTGGACAGCTTCAGGCACTTGTATCCCAAGGTCACTGGCGCCTACAGCTTCTGGACATACATGGCCAATGCACGTGCTCGCAACGTTGGCTGGCGTTTGGACTATTGCATTGTCTCGGAGCGTTTTATCTCACGCGTAGTGGACAATGTAATGCGTAGCCAATGCCCAGGCAGCGATCATTGCCCCATTACCGTTTTTCTAAATGTTTAA
- the LOC108603372 gene encoding uncharacterized protein LOC108603372 has protein sequence MCPNQGVERNLLPDPSIANRVFLYSMLYSLQAEDRRSDEVATELRDRYEVFRQVIHNYPMPLFSRMRNGYEYEYAMYDAMQLQPLTTTSSNTSMDNNPSDSSTSMSSLFSNSSCSSNLSERCDYYEDTVRSALAQLGGSHALAQDMQDELMLEGSVQRN, from the coding sequence aTGTGTCCCAATCAAGGTGTGGAGCGCAATCTTCTACCAGACCCTTCTATAGCGAATCGTGTCTTCCTATACTCCATGCTGTACTCTCTGCAGGCGGAGGACCGAAGAAGCGACGAGGTGGCCACGGAGCTGCGCGATCGCTATGAGGTATTCCGTCAGGTGATACACAACTATCCCATGCCCCTGTTCTCAAGAATGCGCAATGGCTATGAGTATGAGTATGCAATGTATGAtgcaatgcagctgcaaccgctaacaacaacaagtagcaACACGTCCATGGACAACAATCCCAGCGATTCCAGCACCAGTATGTCTAGTCTCTTTTCCaatagcagctgcagctcaaatcTCTCGGAACGCTGTGACTACTACGAGGATACGGTGCGCAGTGCACTGGCGCAGCTGGGCGGAAGCCATGCCTTGGCACAGGATATGCAGGATGAACTTATGCTGGAGGGCAGCGTGCAGCGCAATTGA
- the LOC108602298 gene encoding chymotrypsin-like protease CTRL-1, with product MYAFYGIWITILLIGSIRMEDGTFEKLVMPPYGDEASNSNVSAGHSAAARSYGQPNFGSQNNFGGQNNFGGQGIYGSPVPGLGNSGLGGAGQQCAFGTECTPLHDCTSMIYEVAKSCYYGDKSRFCGGGEEMPYVCCPSSPLEKNQVCGKSLVQGQFYRGLGSYPFVARVGFKHINTGAFAYPCAGSIIARRVILTAAHCALAKAEGHRLSSVRVGEYDTSSDPDCASTGFCAPRSVNHAISHVIVHPDYKQGQYHHDIALLVLKTPLNYSVATQPICLQKTRANLVVGKRATIAGWGKMSTSSVRHPEMSHLDVPLTSWDLCLRNYGSTGALESPNSIEGQWMCAGGEGKDVCQGFGGAPLFIQENGIFSQIGIMSFGSDNCGGLRIPSVYTSLVFFQEWIHDNTPPE from the exons ATGTATGCATTTTATGGAATTTGGATAACAATCCTATTGATTGGAAGCATACGCATGGAAGATGGAACCTTTG aGAAACTAGTGATGCCACCATATGGTGATGAAGCAAGCAATTCGAATGTGAGCGCGGGACACTCAGCAGCTGCTCGTTCCTATGGACAGCCAAATTTTGGTAGCCAGAACAATTTTGGTGGTCAGAACAATTTTGGTGGTCAGGGCATTTACGGCAGTCCAGTGCCGGGCTTGGGCAATTCAGGCTTAGGCGGTGCAGGACAGCAATGCGCCTTCGGAACGGAGTGTACACCGCTGCACGATTGCACGTCCATGATCTATGAAGTGGCCAAGAGCTGTTATTACGGCGACAAGTCGCGCTTTTGTGGCGGCGGCGAGGAGATGCCCTATGTCTGCTGTCCGAGCAGTCCGCTGGAGAAGAATCAGGTGTGCGGCAAGTCGCTGGTGCAGGGACAGTTCTACAGAGGACTCGGCTCGTATCCGTTTGTGGCGCGTGTGGGCTTTAAGC ACATAAACACTGGAGCATTTGCTTATCCTTGCGCTGGTTCCATCATTGCACGTCGCGTTATACTCACTGCTGCCCACTGTGCGCTTGCCAAAGCCGAAGGCCATAGACT CTCGTCGGTGCGCGTGGGTGAATATGATACGTCCAGCGATCCGGACTGCGCCAGCACTGGCTTCTGTGCGCCGCGCTCTGTGAACCATGCCATCAGCCACGTGATTGTGCATCCCGACTACAAACAAGGCCAATATCATCATGACATTGCGCTACTTGTGCTCAAAACCCCGCTCAACTACTCGG TGGCCACACAGCCCATCTGTTTGCAAAAGACACGCGCCAATTTGGTGGTGGGCAAGCGTGCAACAATTGCCGGCTGGGGTAAGATGTCCACCTCAAGCGTACGTCATCCGGAGATGTCGCACTTGGACGTGCCACTGACCAGCTGGGATCTGTGTCTGCGCAATTATGGCTCAACTGGAGCACTTGAGTCGCCAAATTCCATCGAAGGTCAATGGATGTGCGCTGGCGGCGAGGGCAAAGATGTTTGCCAGGGTTTTGGCGGAGCGCCACTGTTTATACAAGAGAATGGCATCTTCTCGCAG ATCGGCATCATGAGTTTTGGTTCGGATAACTGTGGCGGTCTGCGCATACCCAGTGTCTATACAAGCTTGGTCTTCTTTCAAGAATGGATACATGACAACACGCCGcctgaataa
- the LOC108597659 gene encoding recombination repair protein 1 isoform X3, with product MPRAKTNKKQAALDLQIENAIEISSSVSEAGSEAVSETVKPAAKGKARGEKTAAATAAGESNGEPVEVVPAKRTSSRKKKVVIEEPVPSEESDIEPVKPKGRAKKLPAEASEPAAAKKKTAKPRAKKENTPAPEEPEPSKGRVKKENPDTAEEKAPSKGRAKKEKPAAAEEPAVVKRGGKKSKELVDAAPVKEAAKAKGRGRKKKDTEPSDEPAIEEEVPVDSVANDVDKKPASSKRGRATKRLADEEIAEMLDEEEVEPEAATPKKRAKSSKKSKDNGVASPKKKHSKKASKKDKEEPIEAAEVAEVEEEEEGEKEVVVEAPPPTKKRAPKKENGEASKPARGRKRAATATPTEGEDDDDAADGSRTSKTKKLESKAVVGYDKSQFEAPEDKEFNLKISSWNVAGLRAWLKKDGLKFVEMEEPDIFCLQETKCANDQLPEEMARLPGYHPYWLCMPGGYAGVAVYSKIMPIHIEYGIGNEDFDDVGRMITAEYEKFYLINVYVPNSGRKLVNLEKRMQWEQLFQEYAKKLDALKPLIIVGDMNVSHLEIDLANPKSNTRNAGFTKEERDKMSELLSLGFVDSFRHLYPKVTGAYSFWTYMANARARNVGWRLDYCIVSERFISRVVDNVMRSQCPGSDHCPITVFLNV from the exons atgcctcgtgcaaaaacaaacaagaagcAAGCAGCGTTGGATTTGCAAATAGAAAATGCCATTGAGATATCCTCGAGTGTAAGTGAGGCTGGAAGTGAGGCTGTGTCTGAAACCGTCAAGCCGGCAGCTAAGGGAAAAGCGCGCGGCGagaaaacagcagctgcaactgcagccggTGAATCAAATGGTGAGCCGGTAGAAGTAGTGCCGGCAAAAAGGACCTCGTCGCGTAAAAAGAAGGTAGTTATAGAGGAGCCTGTGCCATCGGAGGAAAGTGATATTGAGCCAGTTAAGCCTAAGGGTCGTGCCAAAAAATTGCCGGCTGAGGCAAGTGAGCCAGCCGCGGCTAAAAAAAAGACTGCAAAGCCACGCGCCAAGAAAGAGAATACCCCTGCACCCGAAGAGCCAGAGCCCAGCAAGGGTCGcgttaaaaaagaaaatcctGATACAGCTGAAGAGAAAGCTCCTAGCAAGGGTCgagcaaaaaaagagaaacctGCTGCAGCAGAAGAACCAGCCGTTGTTAAAAGAGGTGGCAAGAAATCTAAGGAATTAGTTGATGCTGCACCAGTCAAGGAAGCGGCCAAGGCCAAGGGTCGCGGACGAAAGAAGAAAGATACGGAGCCAAGTGACGAGCCTGCAATTGAAGAAGAAGTGCCAGTTGACTCAGTTGCTAATGACGTCGATAAAAAGCCAGCATCATCAAAACGTGGTCGCGCCACTAAACGTTTGGCAGATGAAGAAATTGCTGAGATGCTTGATGAAGAAGAAGTGGAGCCAGAAGCAGCTACACCTAAGAAACGCGCCAAGTCATCCAAGAAATCTAAAGACAATGGTGTAGCTTcgcctaaaaaaaaacatagcaAGAAAGCTTCAAAGAAAGATAAAGAAGAACCGATAGAAGCTGCTGAAGTTGCAGAAGTCGAAGAGGAAGAAGAAGGAGAAAaagaagtagtagtagaagcGCCACCGCCTACTAAGAAGCGAGCTCCGAAAAAGGAAAACGGTGAAGCTAGCAAACCAg CACGCGGTCGCAAGCGCGCAGctacagccacgcccactgaaggagaggatgatgatgatgccgcAGACGGCTCGAGAA CATCGAAGACCAAAAAGCTGGAGAGCAAAGCTGTGGTGGGATACGACAAAAGTCAGTTTGAAGCTCCGGAAGATAAagaatttaacttaaaaatatcTAGCTGGAATGTAGCTGGTTTGCGTGCATGGTTGAAGAAGGATGGCCTCAAGTTTGTGGAGATGGAAGAGCCAGATATATTCTGCTTGCAG gAGACAAAGTGCGCCAATGATCAATTGCCTGAGGAGATGGCACGTTTGCCGGGCTATCATCCTTACTGGCTGTGCATGCCAGGCGGTTACGCTGGCGTTGCCGTATACAGCAAGATCATGCCTATTCATATTGAATATGGAATTGGCAATGAAGACTTTGACGATGTGGGACGCATGATCACAGCCGAGTATGAAAAGTTCTATTTGATAAACGTATATGTGCCAAATTCTGGACGCAAACTGGTCAATTTGGAAAAGCGCATGCAGTGGGAGCAGCTTTTCCAGGAGTATGCCAAAAAATTGGATGCACTCAAGCCGCTTATCATTGTGGGCGATATGAACGTATCCCACTTGGAGATTGACTTGGCCAATCCGAAAAGCAACACACGAAACGCTGGCTTCACCAAAGAGGAACGCGACAAAATGTCCGAATTATTGTCTTTGGGCTTTGTGGACAGCTTCAGGCACTTGTATCCCAAGGTCACTGGCGCCTACAGCTTCTGGACATACATGGCCAATGCACGTGCTCGCAACGTTGGCTGGCGTTTGGACTATTGCATTGTCTCGGAGCGTTTTATCTCACGCGTAGTGGACAATGTAATGCGTAGCCAATGCCCAGGCAGCGATCATTGCCCCATTACCGTTTTTCTAAATGTTTAA
- the LOC108597659 gene encoding recombination repair protein 1 isoform X2, whose protein sequence is MPRAKTNKKQAALDLQIENAIEISSSVSEAGSEAVSETVKPAAKGKARGEKTAAATAAGESNGEPVEVVPAKRTSSRKKKVVIEEPVPSEESDIEPVKPKGRAKKLPAEASEPAAAKKKTAKPRAKKENTPAPEEPEPSKGRVKKENPDTAEEKAPSKGRAKKEKPAAAEEPAVVKRGGKKSKELVDAAPVKEAAKAKGRGRKKKDTEPSDEPAIEEEVPVDSVANDVDKKPASSKRGRATKRLADEEIAEMLDEEEVEPEAATPKKRAKSSKKSKDNGVASPKKKHSKKASKKDKEEPIEAAEVAEVEEEEEGEKEVVVEAPPPTKKRAPKKENGEASKPARGRKRAATATPTEGEDDDDAADGSRSTLMETGCASKTKKLESKAVVGYDKSQFEAPEDKEFNLKISSWNVAGLRAWLKKDGLKFVEMEEPDIFCLQETKCANDQLPEEMARLPGYHPYWLCMPGGYAGVAVYSKIMPIHIEYGIGNEDFDDVGRMITAEYEKFYLINVYVPNSGRKLVNLEKRMQWEQLFQEYAKKLDALKPLIIVGDMNVSHLEIDLANPKSNTRNAGFTKEERDKMSELLSLGFVDSFRHLYPKVTGAYSFWTYMANARARNVGWRLDYCIVSERFISRVVDNVMRSQCPGSDHCPITVFLNV, encoded by the exons atgcctcgtgcaaaaacaaacaagaagcAAGCAGCGTTGGATTTGCAAATAGAAAATGCCATTGAGATATCCTCGAGTGTAAGTGAGGCTGGAAGTGAGGCTGTGTCTGAAACCGTCAAGCCGGCAGCTAAGGGAAAAGCGCGCGGCGagaaaacagcagctgcaactgcagccggTGAATCAAATGGTGAGCCGGTAGAAGTAGTGCCGGCAAAAAGGACCTCGTCGCGTAAAAAGAAGGTAGTTATAGAGGAGCCTGTGCCATCGGAGGAAAGTGATATTGAGCCAGTTAAGCCTAAGGGTCGTGCCAAAAAATTGCCGGCTGAGGCAAGTGAGCCAGCCGCGGCTAAAAAAAAGACTGCAAAGCCACGCGCCAAGAAAGAGAATACCCCTGCACCCGAAGAGCCAGAGCCCAGCAAGGGTCGcgttaaaaaagaaaatcctGATACAGCTGAAGAGAAAGCTCCTAGCAAGGGTCgagcaaaaaaagagaaacctGCTGCAGCAGAAGAACCAGCCGTTGTTAAAAGAGGTGGCAAGAAATCTAAGGAATTAGTTGATGCTGCACCAGTCAAGGAAGCGGCCAAGGCCAAGGGTCGCGGACGAAAGAAGAAAGATACGGAGCCAAGTGACGAGCCTGCAATTGAAGAAGAAGTGCCAGTTGACTCAGTTGCTAATGACGTCGATAAAAAGCCAGCATCATCAAAACGTGGTCGCGCCACTAAACGTTTGGCAGATGAAGAAATTGCTGAGATGCTTGATGAAGAAGAAGTGGAGCCAGAAGCAGCTACACCTAAGAAACGCGCCAAGTCATCCAAGAAATCTAAAGACAATGGTGTAGCTTcgcctaaaaaaaaacatagcaAGAAAGCTTCAAAGAAAGATAAAGAAGAACCGATAGAAGCTGCTGAAGTTGCAGAAGTCGAAGAGGAAGAAGAAGGAGAAAaagaagtagtagtagaagcGCCACCGCCTACTAAGAAGCGAGCTCCGAAAAAGGAAAACGGTGAAGCTAGCAAACCAg CACGCGGTCGCAAGCGCGCAGctacagccacgcccactgaaggagaggatgatgatgatgccgcAGACGGCTCGAGAAGTACGTTGATGGAGACCGGCTGCG CATCGAAGACCAAAAAGCTGGAGAGCAAAGCTGTGGTGGGATACGACAAAAGTCAGTTTGAAGCTCCGGAAGATAAagaatttaacttaaaaatatcTAGCTGGAATGTAGCTGGTTTGCGTGCATGGTTGAAGAAGGATGGCCTCAAGTTTGTGGAGATGGAAGAGCCAGATATATTCTGCTTGCAG gAGACAAAGTGCGCCAATGATCAATTGCCTGAGGAGATGGCACGTTTGCCGGGCTATCATCCTTACTGGCTGTGCATGCCAGGCGGTTACGCTGGCGTTGCCGTATACAGCAAGATCATGCCTATTCATATTGAATATGGAATTGGCAATGAAGACTTTGACGATGTGGGACGCATGATCACAGCCGAGTATGAAAAGTTCTATTTGATAAACGTATATGTGCCAAATTCTGGACGCAAACTGGTCAATTTGGAAAAGCGCATGCAGTGGGAGCAGCTTTTCCAGGAGTATGCCAAAAAATTGGATGCACTCAAGCCGCTTATCATTGTGGGCGATATGAACGTATCCCACTTGGAGATTGACTTGGCCAATCCGAAAAGCAACACACGAAACGCTGGCTTCACCAAAGAGGAACGCGACAAAATGTCCGAATTATTGTCTTTGGGCTTTGTGGACAGCTTCAGGCACTTGTATCCCAAGGTCACTGGCGCCTACAGCTTCTGGACATACATGGCCAATGCACGTGCTCGCAACGTTGGCTGGCGTTTGGACTATTGCATTGTCTCGGAGCGTTTTATCTCACGCGTAGTGGACAATGTAATGCGTAGCCAATGCCCAGGCAGCGATCATTGCCCCATTACCGTTTTTCTAAATGTTTAA